A single genomic interval of Gemmatimonadota bacterium harbors:
- the fabD gene encoding ACP S-malonyltransferase, producing MDLLLLFPGQGSQKPGMAKDLVDAFPAARDVWARTDAALGTSLSTLAFEGPAEELTLTHNAQPALLAHGAAVWAVVRERVAPAVRAAAGHSLGEFTAYHAVGALPLEDAVKLVRRRGELMFEAGTARPGAMAAILGVLERAIEDICREASEAGEVVPANYNALEQIVISGEVAGVERAMELAKAAGAKRALRLTVSGAFHSPLMAPAAVGLDAALTGARWSDPHYPVYSNVTAQRVADETTARRLLTEQLTSPVRWVQVIQAMAAEHPGATFVEMGPGNVLTGLLKRLAPNNPALTCGTVADVESLLATFG from the coding sequence GTGGATCTCCTCCTGCTATTTCCTGGCCAGGGCTCGCAAAAGCCCGGTATGGCCAAAGATCTGGTCGACGCATTTCCGGCGGCCCGTGATGTGTGGGCGCGCACCGATGCGGCGCTCGGCACCTCGCTCAGCACGCTCGCCTTTGAAGGGCCAGCCGAGGAACTCACCCTCACGCACAATGCGCAGCCCGCGCTCTTGGCTCACGGAGCGGCCGTATGGGCCGTGGTGCGCGAGCGAGTGGCGCCAGCCGTGCGTGCGGCGGCCGGACATTCGCTCGGCGAGTTCACGGCCTACCACGCCGTGGGCGCCTTGCCACTCGAAGATGCGGTGAAACTGGTGCGGCGTCGTGGCGAGTTGATGTTCGAGGCTGGCACAGCGCGCCCTGGCGCGATGGCGGCCATCCTGGGCGTGCTCGAACGTGCGATTGAGGACATCTGCCGTGAGGCGAGCGAAGCCGGTGAAGTCGTGCCGGCGAACTACAACGCCCTTGAGCAGATCGTGATTTCGGGGGAAGTCGCCGGTGTAGAGCGGGCGATGGAGTTGGCCAAGGCCGCGGGGGCCAAGCGGGCGCTTCGTCTTACCGTGAGCGGCGCCTTCCACTCGCCGTTGATGGCGCCGGCCGCGGTTGGGCTAGACGCCGCACTTACCGGCGCCAGGTGGTCTGACCCCCATTACCCCGTGTATTCCAACGTCACCGCACAGCGCGTCGCCGACGAAACCACGGCGCGACGCCTGCTGACGGAACAACTGACGAGCCCCGTGCGCTGGGTACAGGTGATTCAGGCCATGGCGGCCGAGCACCCCGGCGCGACGTTCGTGGAGATGGGGCCGGGGAACGTACTGACGGGACTACTCAAGCGACTCGCGCCCAATAATCCGGCGCTTACCTGCGGCACGGTGGCGGATGTTGAATCGCTACTGGCCACCTTCGGCTGA
- the fabG gene encoding 3-oxoacyl-[acyl-carrier-protein] reductase, producing MIQIDLTGKVALVTGSTRGIGHAIALTLAECGARVAIVGRDAAKAEEVAAQIGGGALGFGCDVSVPAEVTALVAAVEEKFGSLDILVNNAGITRDNLMLRIKDDDWDAVINANLRSAFVATRAASRGMMKRRWGRIINITSVVGIMGNKGQTNYSASKAGLIGLTKSVARELASRNILCNAVAPGFIETDMTAAMAPEARSAMSQEIPLERLGTPTDVARAVAFLSSDSASYITGQVLVVDGGLAM from the coding sequence ATGATCCAAATCGATTTGACCGGCAAGGTCGCGCTCGTCACAGGGAGCACACGGGGGATCGGCCATGCCATCGCGCTGACGTTGGCCGAATGTGGGGCCCGCGTGGCGATCGTCGGTCGTGACGCGGCCAAGGCCGAAGAAGTGGCGGCACAAATCGGCGGGGGGGCGCTGGGGTTTGGATGCGACGTGAGCGTCCCGGCCGAGGTCACGGCACTGGTCGCCGCGGTCGAGGAGAAGTTCGGGTCACTCGACATTCTGGTCAACAACGCCGGCATCACCCGCGACAACCTGATGCTCCGCATTAAAGACGATGACTGGGATGCCGTGATCAACGCCAACCTTCGTTCGGCCTTTGTGGCCACCCGTGCCGCGAGCCGCGGCATGATGAAGCGGCGCTGGGGGCGCATCATCAACATCACGAGCGTCGTGGGCATTATGGGGAACAAGGGGCAGACCAACTACTCGGCGAGTAAGGCGGGGTTGATTGGCCTCACGAAGTCGGTGGCTCGGGAGCTGGCGTCGCGCAACATCCTGTGCAACGCCGTGGCCCCCGGGTTTATTGAGACCGACATGACGGCCGCTATGGCGCCCGAAGCCCGGTCGGCAATGAGCCAGGAGATCCCGTTGGAACGGCTCGGGACGCCGACTGACGTGGCCCGGGCCGTGGCCTTTTTGAGCAGTGATTCCGCCTCGTACATCACCGGTCAGGTGCTGGTGGTGGACGGGGGGCTGGCGATGTAA
- a CDS encoding acyl carrier protein, with protein sequence MADHSEKVKNIIEKELGVERDKLTPEASFIEDLGADSLDIVELVMEFEKEFNIDIPDEDAEKLRTVGDAIGYLNGKIGG encoded by the coding sequence ATGGCTGATCATTCGGAGAAGGTCAAAAACATCATCGAGAAGGAGCTCGGCGTCGAGCGCGATAAGCTCACCCCGGAAGCGAGCTTCATCGAAGACCTTGGCGCCGACAGCCTCGACATCGTCGAGCTGGTCATGGAGTTCGAGAAGGAGTTCAACATCGACATTCCGGACGAAGACGCCGAGAAGCTGCGCACCGTTGGTGACGCGATCGGCTATCTCAACGGGAAGATCGGCGGCTGA
- the fabF gene encoding beta-ketoacyl-ACP synthase II codes for MSRRVVVTGLGCLTPIGNDVASTWASVLAGKSGGGPITRFDASGFKVRFACEVKNFDIADYMDRKEAKRTDLYTQYAMASAVQAMRDAGFGDGEGFTPERTGVVIGSGIGGLTTFEAQHDVFRDAGPNRISPFFIPMFIGDIAAGVVSMRFKARGPNFAIQSACATSGHAIGESYRMIQYGDADVMIAGGTEASVTPMAVGGFANMQALSVRNESPETASRPFDVARDGFVMGEGSGVVILEELQHALNRGARIYGEIAGYGATGDAYHLTGQPENHEGLQRAMRRALEDGKLQPSDVQYINAHGTSTPLNDPNEIRAIKAVFGPNATALNVSSTKSATGHMLGAAGAVEAILTTLAIVNGVVPPTINLSSIDPECDLDCTPNVPVKRDISAALSNSSGFGGHNVSLAIRRYRA; via the coding sequence ATGTCGCGTCGCGTCGTCGTTACCGGACTCGGATGTCTCACGCCCATTGGCAACGATGTGGCGAGCACGTGGGCGTCCGTTTTGGCCGGCAAGTCCGGTGGCGGACCGATTACTCGGTTTGACGCGAGCGGATTCAAAGTGCGGTTCGCGTGCGAGGTGAAGAACTTCGACATCGCCGACTACATGGACCGCAAGGAAGCCAAGCGCACCGATCTCTACACGCAGTACGCCATGGCGTCCGCGGTGCAGGCGATGCGCGACGCAGGGTTCGGTGACGGCGAGGGCTTTACGCCCGAGCGCACCGGCGTGGTGATCGGGAGCGGGATTGGCGGGCTCACGACGTTCGAAGCGCAGCACGACGTGTTTCGCGACGCTGGGCCGAATCGCATTTCGCCATTCTTCATCCCCATGTTCATCGGCGACATTGCGGCTGGCGTGGTATCGATGCGGTTCAAGGCGCGAGGGCCAAACTTCGCGATTCAGTCGGCCTGCGCGACCAGCGGTCATGCGATTGGTGAGTCGTACCGTATGATCCAGTACGGAGACGCCGACGTGATGATTGCCGGCGGCACCGAAGCCTCGGTCACCCCGATGGCGGTTGGTGGCTTTGCCAACATGCAGGCGTTGTCGGTGCGCAATGAATCGCCGGAAACGGCGAGTCGGCCATTTGACGTGGCGCGCGACGGCTTTGTGATGGGCGAAGGATCGGGGGTCGTCATCCTCGAAGAGCTCCAGCACGCGCTCAACCGCGGCGCCCGCATCTACGGCGAAATCGCGGGCTATGGCGCGACGGGCGACGCCTACCATCTCACCGGTCAGCCCGAGAATCACGAAGGGTTGCAGCGCGCGATGCGTCGGGCGCTCGAAGACGGAAAGCTGCAGCCGAGCGATGTGCAGTACATCAATGCGCACGGCACCAGCACACCGCTCAACGACCCCAACGAGATTCGCGCCATCAAGGCCGTGTTCGGTCCGAACGCCACGGCACTGAACGTGAGCTCCACCAAGAGCGCCACCGGCCATATGCTGGGCGCGGCCGGAGCCGTCGAGGCGATTCTCACAACGTTGGCCATCGTGAACGGTGTCGTACCGCCCACGATCAACCTGAGTTCGATCGACCCGGAGTGCGATCTCGACTGCACGCCGAATGTGCCCGTGAAGCGCGACATCAGCGCCGCACTGAGCAACTCGTCGGGCTTTGGCGGTCATAACGTGAGCCTGGCCATCCGGCGCTACCGAGCGTAG
- a CDS encoding CofH family radical SAM protein — MASAGTIAALAELALFKVSDPALRRIGSKLVAGTRLDQADGHAMYSSHDLIGLGVLADAVNRAKHGDVVTFASNQHINPTNICVLRTTCTFCGYARLPKEAGAYRYTLEQVLGEAANAADGLTREFHIVGGLDMQAGLEYYTTMFRALKANFPHVHIKALTAVEIAHIARIEKMSWTDVLIALREAGLDTMPGGGAETFSAAVRDRIAGKKLAGADYIGVHRAAHALGIRSNCTMLYGHVETLDDRMQHLQMLRDLQDETGGFLAYIPLAYHPDDNELGRELSRQGHATSGVDDLKMLAVGRLFLDNFAHVKSHWIMVSQAVSQVALHFGVNDLEGTVVREKIYHAVGAHTPQAMTLDAILGLIRGAGKIPAERDSFYNILRTFDAVAPDPVPA, encoded by the coding sequence GTGGCATCGGCAGGAACCATCGCGGCGCTGGCGGAACTGGCCCTCTTCAAGGTCAGTGACCCAGCGCTGCGTCGCATCGGGAGCAAGCTCGTCGCGGGAACGCGCCTCGATCAGGCGGACGGGCACGCCATGTACAGCTCGCATGACCTCATTGGCCTTGGCGTCCTCGCCGACGCGGTGAATCGTGCGAAGCACGGCGACGTGGTGACCTTCGCGTCCAACCAGCACATCAATCCCACGAACATCTGCGTCCTGCGCACGACCTGCACCTTTTGCGGGTACGCGCGCTTGCCCAAAGAGGCCGGCGCATATCGCTATACGCTCGAGCAAGTGCTCGGTGAGGCGGCCAACGCGGCCGACGGTCTGACGCGCGAGTTTCACATCGTGGGCGGTCTCGATATGCAGGCGGGGCTCGAGTACTACACGACGATGTTCCGCGCACTCAAGGCGAACTTTCCGCATGTGCACATCAAGGCCCTCACGGCAGTCGAGATCGCGCATATCGCGCGCATTGAGAAAATGTCGTGGACCGATGTGCTCATCGCCCTACGCGAGGCCGGGCTCGACACGATGCCTGGCGGCGGCGCCGAAACGTTCAGCGCCGCAGTCCGTGATCGGATTGCCGGCAAGAAGCTCGCGGGTGCGGACTACATCGGCGTGCACCGCGCCGCGCATGCGCTCGGCATTCGCTCCAACTGCACGATGCTCTACGGGCACGTTGAGACCCTCGACGACCGCATGCAGCACCTGCAGATGCTGCGCGATCTGCAGGATGAAACCGGCGGCTTCTTAGCGTATATCCCGCTCGCCTATCATCCGGACGACAACGAACTCGGCCGCGAGCTCTCGCGGCAGGGTCACGCCACCAGCGGCGTGGACGATCTGAAGATGCTCGCGGTTGGGCGGCTCTTTCTCGACAACTTCGCGCACGTGAAGAGCCATTGGATCATGGTGTCGCAGGCGGTGTCGCAGGTGGCGCTGCACTTTGGCGTAAATGATCTGGAAGGGACGGTGGTCCGCGAAAAGATCTACCACGCGGTGGGCGCTCACACGCCGCAGGCCATGACGCTCGACGCGATTCTCGGCCTCATTCGCGGTGCCGGCAAGATCCCGGCGGAACGCGATTCGTTTTACAATATTCTCCGCACGTTCGACGCGGTCGCTCCCGATCCGGTTCCGGCGTAG
- a CDS encoding menaquinone biosynthesis protein: MRVGRIPYINCYPVYGGVDRGLVPLNGTLVDGVPSALNQMMARGELDVSVVSAVEYARDWERYLLLPDLAISCDGAVQSVMLFSHEPAESLGGKRVLVSRSSMTSVHLLELLFEHVWGTTPEFVPGDAEAAELRGAMAGAEDGRDGIAARLVIGDAALMLQSGAMPSPYAHAYDLGEEWKRWTGLPFVFAVWVAQRTADTAKALAVHAALMQSRDWGLKHLDILARQASERTSVPYAACLDYFAGLDYGLSYPHLGGLTEFYRRLTVAGKVPPGRLAFLAVG, from the coding sequence ATGCGCGTCGGACGCATTCCGTATATCAACTGCTACCCCGTGTACGGGGGCGTTGATCGCGGGCTCGTGCCGCTCAACGGCACGCTGGTGGATGGCGTCCCGAGCGCACTGAATCAGATGATGGCACGCGGCGAGCTCGATGTGAGCGTGGTCTCGGCGGTCGAGTACGCGCGCGACTGGGAACGGTATTTGTTGTTGCCGGATCTCGCGATTTCCTGCGACGGGGCGGTGCAAAGCGTAATGCTCTTTTCGCACGAGCCTGCGGAATCACTCGGCGGTAAGCGCGTGCTCGTGAGCCGGAGCTCCATGACCAGCGTGCATTTGCTCGAACTGTTGTTTGAGCATGTGTGGGGCACCACGCCAGAGTTCGTGCCCGGCGACGCAGAGGCCGCGGAACTCCGCGGGGCGATGGCTGGTGCGGAGGATGGCCGAGACGGGATCGCGGCTCGGTTGGTGATCGGCGATGCCGCGCTCATGCTCCAGTCGGGGGCTATGCCGTCACCGTACGCCCACGCGTATGACCTCGGCGAAGAATGGAAACGGTGGACCGGACTCCCCTTTGTATTTGCCGTGTGGGTAGCACAGCGCACCGCCGACACCGCCAAGGCGCTCGCGGTGCATGCCGCATTGATGCAGAGCCGTGACTGGGGGCTGAAACATCTCGACATTCTGGCGCGTCAGGCCTCTGAGCGCACGTCGGTGCCCTATGCCGCCTGTCTCGACTATTTCGCAGGTCTCGACTACGGTTTGAGCTACCCACACTTGGGCGGCCTGACCGAGTTTTATCGGCGGCTCACGGTCGCTGGGAAGGTTCCACCGGGACGACTCGCGTTTCTCGCGGTGGGGTAG
- the mqnC gene encoding dehypoxanthine futalosine cyclase, whose translation MKDLLDYYTNAPLLELAHDADQVRRRLHPEGVVTYIVDRNINYTNVCVADCGFCAFYRRPKHNEGWTLSYEQIGAKIDEVKALGGVQILIQGGHNPYIPFEWYLELLKYIKRYHPIHIHGFSPSEVDFWSTLYRMDARDVIRELVKAGLDSIPGGGGEILVQRVRDQVAKKKAGADRWLDVMEIAHLEGLKTSCTMMYGIGETLAERVEHLERLRDLQARTHGFTAFICWPLQPENTPELSHMAKTDAVEYLRTTAFARVMLENIPNIQASWVTMGLKIGQMALHYGCNDFGSLMLEENVVSAANTTFRTSTEEMEQLIREAGFAPHRRRQDYSLIVESDHAAA comes from the coding sequence ATGAAGGATTTGCTCGACTACTACACCAACGCGCCGCTCCTCGAACTCGCCCACGACGCCGATCAAGTGCGTCGTCGCCTGCATCCCGAGGGGGTCGTCACGTATATCGTGGACCGCAATATCAACTACACGAATGTGTGCGTTGCGGACTGCGGATTTTGCGCGTTCTATCGCCGCCCCAAACACAATGAAGGCTGGACGCTCAGTTACGAACAGATCGGCGCCAAGATTGACGAAGTGAAGGCGCTCGGTGGCGTGCAGATTCTCATTCAGGGCGGCCACAATCCGTACATCCCGTTCGAGTGGTATCTCGAACTGCTCAAGTACATCAAACGGTATCACCCAATCCACATTCACGGCTTCAGCCCAAGTGAAGTGGATTTCTGGAGCACGCTGTACCGGATGGATGCGCGCGATGTGATTCGCGAGCTGGTCAAGGCTGGGCTCGATTCCATTCCGGGTGGTGGCGGCGAAATCCTCGTGCAGCGCGTGCGCGATCAAGTGGCCAAGAAGAAGGCCGGCGCCGATCGTTGGCTGGACGTGATGGAGATCGCGCATCTCGAGGGGCTCAAGACGTCGTGCACGATGATGTACGGCATTGGCGAGACGCTCGCCGAGCGCGTGGAGCATCTTGAGCGACTCCGTGATTTGCAGGCGCGCACCCATGGCTTTACCGCATTCATTTGCTGGCCGCTGCAGCCGGAGAACACGCCAGAGCTCAGTCACATGGCCAAGACGGACGCGGTGGAATATTTGCGCACCACGGCCTTTGCGCGCGTGATGCTCGAGAACATTCCCAACATCCAGGCGAGCTGGGTGACGATGGGGCTCAAGATCGGACAGATGGCGTTGCATTATGGGTGCAATGACTTTGGCTCCCTGATGCTCGAAGAAAATGTGGTGTCGGCGGCCAACACGACTTTCCGCACGAGCACCGAAGAAATGGAACAGCTGATTCGTGAGGCAGGCTTCGCCCCGCATCGCCGTCGGCAAGATTATTCCCTGATCGTGGAGTCGGATCACGCCGCCGCGTGA
- the ispF gene encoding 2-C-methyl-D-erythritol 2,4-cyclodiphosphate synthase codes for MKTRVGIGYDSHRFGPGDGIVLGGVKIPAAVRLIGHSDADAVAHAVTDAILGGAGVGDIGKFFPDTDAANKNRNSIEMLRRSVGLVFETGFRPAQVDITVICERPKIGPHRDAMRQVLADALGIAVSEVMVKGKTNEGMGWIGREEGVAVIAVAQLEEIP; via the coding sequence ATGAAAACGCGCGTTGGCATTGGCTATGATTCGCACCGGTTTGGTCCGGGCGACGGCATCGTACTCGGTGGGGTAAAAATCCCCGCTGCGGTGCGACTGATCGGACATAGCGACGCCGACGCCGTGGCGCACGCGGTCACCGACGCCATCCTCGGCGGCGCAGGCGTGGGTGATATTGGAAAGTTTTTTCCCGATACCGACGCCGCCAATAAGAACCGCAATTCAATTGAGATGCTGCGCCGTTCCGTTGGCCTCGTCTTTGAGACGGGGTTCCGCCCCGCACAGGTTGATATCACCGTGATTTGCGAACGTCCGAAGATCGGCCCGCACCGCGATGCTATGCGTCAGGTCCTCGCGGACGCGCTGGGCATTGCGGTGAGTGAGGTGATGGTGAAGGGAAAGACCAACGAAGGGATGGGGTGGATCGGCCGTGAAGAGGGCGTCGCCGTGATTGCGGTCGCCCAGCTCGAGGAGATTCCATAA
- a CDS encoding DedA family protein, producing the protein MADLLNTMTAWLSGVPLWQLYAMLGAVAFIEGIFPPVPADLVVALGSFLAARNGADFYATAGAIVIGSVAGTMVVYAVARKFGANWLHARLKKAGIDNLEQRLELMYSKYGMTALFVSRFLPGLRAITPPMAGATRVPPVRTAAVFLLASGIWYGAIAWIAFRVGDDWVAMQRALRQFSRQVGIVAFVAAGLMAAIIIVVVRRRASARIQQAIDDATNGAGTPED; encoded by the coding sequence ATGGCCGACCTGCTCAATACGATGACCGCGTGGCTCAGCGGCGTGCCCCTCTGGCAGCTGTATGCGATGTTGGGAGCGGTCGCGTTCATCGAAGGGATCTTTCCGCCGGTGCCGGCCGACTTGGTCGTGGCGCTCGGCAGTTTTCTTGCCGCCCGGAACGGCGCGGACTTCTACGCCACGGCGGGGGCGATCGTCATTGGCAGCGTCGCGGGGACGATGGTCGTGTACGCCGTTGCGCGGAAGTTTGGCGCCAACTGGTTGCATGCCCGCCTCAAGAAGGCGGGCATCGACAACCTCGAGCAGCGCCTGGAGCTGATGTACTCGAAGTACGGAATGACCGCGTTGTTTGTGAGCCGCTTTCTTCCGGGGCTCCGCGCGATCACCCCACCGATGGCTGGCGCCACGCGCGTCCCACCGGTACGCACCGCCGCGGTATTTCTCCTCGCCTCCGGCATTTGGTACGGCGCGATTGCGTGGATTGCCTTCCGCGTGGGTGACGATTGGGTGGCCATGCAGCGCGCGCTCCGTCAGTTCTCCAGGCAGGTTGGGATTGTCGCCTTCGTCGCCGCTGGCTTGATGGCCGCGATCATCATCGTTGTTGTGCGTCGGCGAGCATCCGCTCGTATTCAGCAGGCGATCGACGACGCCACTAACGGGGCCGGCACGCCCGAGGATTGA
- the xerD gene encoding site-specific tyrosine recombinase XerD: MPSDGTARAFQLERFGEYLALEDGASPRTIEAYGRDLNRFVEWASVRSLANPEAVESAHLRDFIYHLKDMGLAPSSIRRSVSALRTWFKFLQAEGQLARDPSERLETPKKWRTLPEVLTVDEVIRIINAVSLDDPLAFRDRAMLELAYGAGLRVSEWIGLDVKDVMLEDALVRVFGKGSKERLVPIGRSAIGAVGMYLRELRPTLERGAGKGKLFLNARGNPLSRMGAWQILRKYVERAGIEKHVSPHTLRHSFATHLLEGGADLRAVQEMLGHVDISTTQIYTHVDREYLRSVHKQFHPRG; the protein is encoded by the coding sequence ATGCCGTCAGACGGGACGGCACGCGCCTTTCAGCTCGAGCGCTTTGGGGAGTATCTGGCGCTGGAGGACGGTGCCTCGCCCCGTACGATCGAAGCATACGGCCGAGACCTCAACCGATTTGTCGAGTGGGCGTCGGTCCGCTCGTTGGCCAATCCTGAGGCGGTTGAGTCCGCGCATCTGCGCGACTTCATCTACCACTTGAAGGACATGGGGCTCGCCCCGTCGAGCATTCGGCGGTCGGTATCGGCGCTCCGCACCTGGTTCAAGTTCCTTCAAGCCGAAGGACAACTGGCGCGCGACCCCAGTGAGCGGCTGGAAACGCCCAAGAAATGGCGGACGCTCCCGGAAGTCCTGACGGTGGACGAGGTAATTCGCATCATCAATGCCGTGTCGCTCGACGACCCATTGGCCTTTCGTGACCGCGCGATGCTGGAACTCGCGTACGGAGCTGGCCTGCGTGTGAGCGAATGGATCGGGCTCGACGTCAAGGACGTCATGCTTGAAGACGCCTTGGTGCGCGTATTCGGCAAAGGCTCCAAGGAACGGCTCGTGCCCATTGGCCGGTCCGCCATCGGCGCGGTGGGGATGTACCTGCGCGAACTGCGTCCGACGCTGGAACGAGGCGCGGGCAAGGGGAAACTCTTTCTCAACGCCCGCGGGAACCCACTCTCTCGTATGGGGGCGTGGCAGATCCTCCGGAAGTATGTGGAGCGGGCGGGTATTGAAAAACACGTAAGTCCCCACACGCTTCGCCACTCCTTTGCGACGCACCTGCTGGAGGGCGGGGCCGATCTACGGGCCGTGCAGGAAATGCTTGGGCACGTGGATATCTCCACGACACAGATCTACACGCACGTCGACCGCGAGTATCTGCGCTCGGTTCACAAGCAGTTTCACCCGCGCGGCTGA
- a CDS encoding aminodeoxychorismate/anthranilate synthase component II, protein MLLILDNYDSFTYNLVQYFGELGEQPHVVRNDALSVEEVRDLHPDAIVLSPGPGTPADAGICIPVIQRYGDQIPILGVCLGHQAIGEAYGGRVIRAPRGVMHGKTSRIRHDAQGLFASLPDPLEVMRYHSLVVEAPSLPSALEVIACADDDPTEIHALRHRSFPVWGVQFHPESILTQGGKQLLRNFLTLAAAHRGAATH, encoded by the coding sequence ATGCTGCTCATTCTCGACAACTACGACTCCTTCACCTACAACCTCGTGCAGTACTTTGGCGAGCTCGGCGAACAGCCGCATGTCGTGCGCAACGACGCGCTGTCCGTGGAGGAGGTGCGTGATCTCCATCCCGACGCCATCGTCCTGAGCCCTGGGCCGGGCACCCCGGCGGACGCGGGCATCTGCATTCCCGTCATTCAGCGCTACGGCGATCAGATTCCGATTCTGGGCGTATGCCTCGGACATCAGGCCATTGGCGAGGCGTATGGAGGGCGGGTGATTCGCGCCCCGCGCGGCGTGATGCACGGCAAAACGTCCCGCATTCGCCATGACGCGCAGGGGCTCTTTGCGTCATTGCCGGATCCGCTCGAGGTGATGCGCTATCATTCGCTGGTCGTGGAGGCGCCGTCGCTCCCATCGGCGCTCGAGGTGATTGCCTGCGCAGACGATGATCCCACGGAAATCCATGCGCTTCGCCACCGATCGTTTCCGGTGTGGGGCGTGCAGTTCCACCCCGAGTCGATTCTGACGCAGGGTGGCAAGCAGTTGCTGCGCAATTTTCTCACGCTCGCCGCCGCGCACCGCGGCGCGGCCACGCACTGA
- a CDS encoding dipeptidase: MIRRLFSILTLLVLLAGVLFFWQGANFVDGRMNTVLRKPPYQVSPAAAALHSSLRVVDMHDDLLLWPRDPVERSTTGSTDIPRLIAGNVAIQIFSTVSKTPRGQNYAANGSNTDNITLLAVAEHRPISNWTSLLERARWTSLKAHDAAERSNGALVLVSNASELQRELAGREVKRNVVIGILSIEGMQVLEGKLANLKTLYSLGFRMAGLAHFFDNEVAGSAHGLDKGGLTPLGVSVVKKMEEKGIIVDLAHVSAKAVDEVLAMATRPLVVSHGGVAAVCPGPRNWTDDQLRRLAVNGGVIGIGFWDAAICDPTPNGVAKAIRHAVDVAGIDHVGLGSDWDGAIASAFDATGMPLVTEALLKQGFSEADIAKIMGENVIRLLLQGLPKGG, translated from the coding sequence ATGATCAGACGCCTGTTCAGCATCCTCACGCTGCTGGTACTCCTCGCCGGCGTCCTCTTCTTTTGGCAGGGCGCCAACTTCGTGGACGGCCGTATGAACACGGTGCTACGAAAGCCGCCGTATCAGGTGAGCCCGGCCGCCGCCGCGCTGCACTCGTCGCTCCGTGTGGTGGACATGCACGACGACCTCCTGCTCTGGCCACGCGATCCGGTGGAGCGCAGCACCACCGGGAGCACCGACATTCCGCGATTGATTGCGGGGAATGTGGCGATTCAGATTTTCTCCACCGTCTCCAAGACACCGCGCGGCCAGAACTACGCGGCGAACGGCAGCAATACCGATAACATTACGCTGCTCGCAGTCGCCGAGCATCGCCCGATCAGCAACTGGACGAGCCTCCTTGAGCGCGCTCGGTGGACGAGCCTCAAAGCGCACGACGCGGCCGAACGGTCGAACGGCGCGCTCGTACTCGTATCCAATGCCTCGGAGCTCCAACGAGAGCTCGCTGGACGAGAGGTCAAGAGGAACGTCGTCATCGGCATCCTGTCCATTGAAGGGATGCAGGTGCTCGAGGGGAAACTCGCAAATCTGAAAACGCTGTATTCCCTTGGCTTCCGCATGGCTGGTCTCGCGCACTTCTTCGATAACGAAGTGGCGGGTTCGGCGCACGGGCTCGACAAAGGCGGGCTTACGCCGCTCGGTGTGTCGGTCGTGAAGAAGATGGAAGAGAAGGGGATCATCGTCGATCTCGCGCACGTGTCGGCCAAGGCGGTGGACGAGGTGCTGGCGATGGCCACGCGCCCGCTGGTGGTCTCGCACGGCGGTGTGGCGGCGGTCTGCCCCGGTCCACGGAACTGGACTGACGACCAGCTACGACGGCTGGCGGTGAATGGCGGGGTGATCGGCATCGGATTCTGGGATGCGGCCATTTGCGACCCCACCCCAAATGGCGTTGCGAAGGCCATCCGGCACGCCGTAGATGTGGCGGGGATTGACCATGTGGGGCTTGGGTCCGACTGGGACGGCGCCATTGCGTCTGCCTTTGATGCCACGGGTATGCCGCTCGTGACCGAGGCGTTGCTGAAGCAGGGCTTTAGCGAGGCTGATATTGCGAAGATCATGGGTGAGAACGTCATCCGACTGCTCTTGCAGGGATTGCCCAAAGGCGGTTGA